The proteins below are encoded in one region of Paenibacillus sp. YYML68:
- a CDS encoding cold-shock protein, whose amino-acid sequence MQTGTVKWFNAEKGFGFIEVEGGNDVFVHFSAIQGEGFKTLDEGQKVQFNVVQGNRGPQAENVVKIY is encoded by the coding sequence ATGCAAACAGGAACAGTGAAATGGTTTAACGCAGAGAAAGGCTTTGGCTTCATCGAGGTAGAAGGCGGCAACGATGTATTCGTACACTTCAGCGCGATCCAAGGCGAAGGCTTCAAGACGTTGGACGAAGGTCAAAAGGTTCAATTCAACGTTGTTCAAGGCAACCGTGGACCACAAGCTGAGAACGTAGTTAAAATCTACTAA
- a CDS encoding DUF1450 domain-containing protein, translating to MKLKYCCKNFKQGSKSVFKSLKEEFPELEHKKKDCIGCCKQCSKQCIVKVGKAGVVCAESPDLLYAQLKQLIHGTYEEAVHV from the coding sequence ATGAAACTTAAGTACTGCTGCAAAAACTTCAAGCAAGGCTCAAAGTCTGTGTTCAAATCACTAAAGGAAGAATTCCCGGAGCTCGAGCATAAGAAGAAGGATTGTATCGGCTGCTGCAAGCAATGCTCGAAGCAGTGCATCGTGAAGGTCGGCAAAGCCGGCGTCGTCTGCGCAGAATCCCCGGACCTGCTCTACGCGCAGCTGAAGCAGCTCATTCACGGTACATACGAGGAAGCTGTTCACGTATAG
- a CDS encoding glycoside hydrolase family 44 protein: MLLVLALAMSSVGLSVLTQQASAAEAVQTAVTIASELEAGAAAPVQVHLTADKSLNVLVDVEIFDASFKKVHQMFTDNVNLPAGQSVSVPFTWNVPAQLAPGSYIVSIGVFGAGWSGMHKWHAGAGSFTVKKGSQQPAIHFTGAIQAAPASVTVGGTVALQATVTAAAYADAVIELSLLDPAGVKVHSVSTPKSFADGETASFPTSWTVPQQAQPGTYRAELTVWKPGQSTRYESGSASAPVQVKSAEQPGGGQLSVSLETSANVQTQMPSVAFKLHNEGKTAVSLHEVMARYYFTIDQESALKLDFWSTVAKANVKTRFVKMPIPSADADHYMELTFTKEAGTLAPGAAVTVSTWFNKTNWSSFNQTNDYSYIKASSYTKATKAPAYVAGKLVWGTEPTLLDMPAFPSNIQATPTETTVQLTWDAVEGADGYEVYADGSLFRVTEPMYLDQWLRTGTLHTYKVRAVKGDTYSVWSGLLQVKTLGEQMLPAPRGVRAERTDSSIAITWKALEETITGYDIEVDGAVVRLGKVTAYTHSGLTPGSQHTYRVRAVDGQTLGPWSELVRANTVYEPNGTFTVQMSIDPSAERAPISPYIYGTNDELTGEENWTARRMGGNRLSTYNWENNASNAGKDYFWRSDGYIPWFYGNIMDRSLYDVPGIGATAFHERSLSKGSYTLLTLQTAGYVAASRSDTSVTEEAPSPQWVEVKASKNAPFTLTPDLHDGKVYMDEFVNFIVNKFGPASSATGVKGFEIDNEPALWGENHKYMHPEQTRGVEVLNKSIELAKAVKKVDPTVEMFGPVSYGFSEYLIMDNKAEWETIKGSYDWYLDYYLDKLRVASEQEGRRLLDVLDLHWYPEATDGSVTISNPYVENTLATHKARVQAPRTLWDASYTENSWIGQFYSRFLPLIPRLQQSINEYNPGTKLAFTEYNYGGENHISGGIAMADVLGIFGKYGVYMANYWKMTSPENTAYSSAATKIYTNYDGNGSSYGDTKVKAETSDPENSSVYSSVYTDNDNKLHMIVMNKNFDYDMSAVIEISGDASYKSARVFAYDGDSPVITEREGVAHIEGNTFTLNVPKTTVAHIVLSKE, encoded by the coding sequence ATGCTGCTAGTGCTCGCACTCGCTATGTCGAGCGTCGGACTTAGCGTCCTGACGCAGCAAGCTTCGGCAGCGGAGGCGGTCCAGACCGCCGTGACGATCGCAAGTGAGCTTGAGGCAGGCGCAGCAGCCCCGGTTCAGGTTCACCTGACCGCTGACAAGTCGCTGAACGTGCTGGTGGACGTCGAAATATTCGACGCGAGCTTCAAGAAGGTGCACCAGATGTTCACCGATAACGTTAATCTTCCCGCAGGGCAATCGGTGTCCGTACCGTTCACCTGGAACGTACCGGCACAGCTTGCGCCAGGCAGCTATATCGTCAGCATCGGCGTGTTCGGAGCAGGCTGGAGCGGGATGCACAAGTGGCATGCGGGTGCTGGCAGCTTCACGGTGAAGAAGGGGTCGCAGCAGCCTGCGATCCATTTCACCGGTGCGATCCAGGCGGCTCCAGCGAGCGTCACGGTCGGCGGTACCGTCGCTCTGCAGGCAACCGTTACGGCGGCTGCCTACGCGGACGCGGTGATCGAGCTCAGCCTGCTTGATCCTGCTGGCGTTAAGGTGCATTCGGTGAGCACGCCCAAGTCGTTCGCGGATGGAGAGACGGCGTCGTTCCCGACGTCGTGGACGGTGCCGCAGCAAGCGCAGCCGGGCACCTATCGTGCGGAGCTTACCGTATGGAAGCCCGGACAGAGCACTCGCTACGAGAGCGGCTCCGCATCGGCGCCGGTTCAAGTGAAGTCGGCTGAGCAGCCGGGTGGCGGTCAGCTGAGCGTCAGCCTCGAGACGAGTGCTAACGTGCAGACACAGATGCCAAGCGTCGCGTTCAAGCTGCATAACGAAGGCAAGACCGCGGTCAGCTTGCATGAGGTGATGGCGCGGTATTATTTTACCATCGATCAGGAAAGCGCACTGAAGCTCGACTTCTGGAGCACGGTGGCGAAGGCGAATGTGAAGACGAGGTTCGTCAAGATGCCGATTCCATCAGCGGATGCGGATCATTATATGGAGCTGACGTTCACGAAGGAGGCAGGTACGCTCGCACCGGGCGCTGCTGTTACGGTATCGACGTGGTTCAACAAGACGAACTGGTCCAGCTTCAACCAGACGAATGACTATTCGTACATCAAGGCGAGCAGCTATACGAAGGCGACGAAGGCGCCAGCCTATGTGGCGGGCAAGCTCGTATGGGGAACAGAGCCGACGCTGCTCGATATGCCGGCGTTCCCGTCTAACATTCAGGCTACACCTACAGAGACGACCGTGCAGCTGACATGGGACGCGGTGGAAGGGGCAGACGGCTATGAGGTGTATGCGGACGGCAGTCTGTTCCGCGTGACAGAGCCGATGTACCTCGATCAATGGCTGCGCACCGGAACGCTTCACACATATAAGGTGAGAGCTGTGAAGGGTGACACGTACAGCGTATGGAGCGGGCTGCTGCAGGTGAAGACGCTCGGCGAGCAGATGCTGCCAGCGCCTCGCGGAGTCAGAGCAGAGCGCACGGACAGTTCGATCGCGATCACATGGAAGGCGCTCGAGGAGACCATTACCGGCTACGACATCGAGGTGGACGGAGCGGTCGTCCGTCTAGGTAAGGTGACAGCTTATACCCATAGCGGCCTCACGCCGGGCTCCCAGCATACGTACCGCGTACGTGCGGTAGACGGACAGACGCTCGGTCCTTGGAGCGAGCTGGTGCGGGCGAATACCGTATATGAGCCGAACGGTACGTTCACCGTACAGATGAGCATTGATCCTTCGGCAGAGCGCGCGCCGATCAGCCCATACATCTACGGTACGAACGATGAGCTGACCGGTGAGGAGAATTGGACAGCAAGGCGGATGGGCGGCAACCGTCTGTCGACGTACAACTGGGAGAACAATGCCTCGAATGCGGGCAAGGATTACTTCTGGCGCAGCGACGGCTACATTCCGTGGTTCTACGGCAATATTATGGACCGCTCCCTGTATGACGTTCCGGGCATCGGTGCTACGGCGTTCCATGAGCGCTCGCTGAGCAAGGGCTCGTACACGCTGCTGACGCTGCAGACGGCAGGCTATGTAGCGGCAAGCCGCAGCGACACGTCTGTGACGGAGGAAGCACCTTCTCCGCAGTGGGTCGAGGTGAAGGCGTCCAAGAACGCGCCATTCACGCTGACGCCGGACTTGCATGACGGCAAGGTATATATGGATGAATTCGTTAACTTCATCGTGAACAAGTTCGGACCAGCCTCGTCGGCAACTGGTGTGAAGGGCTTCGAGATCGACAACGAGCCTGCGCTGTGGGGCGAGAACCATAAGTACATGCACCCAGAGCAGACGCGCGGCGTCGAGGTGCTGAACAAGTCGATCGAGCTCGCCAAGGCAGTTAAGAAGGTCGATCCGACGGTTGAGATGTTCGGTCCGGTGTCCTACGGCTTCAGCGAATATTTGATCATGGACAATAAGGCGGAGTGGGAGACGATCAAGGGCAGCTACGACTGGTATCTGGATTATTATCTGGATAAGCTGCGCGTCGCATCGGAGCAGGAGGGTCGTCGCTTGCTCGACGTGCTGGATCTGCATTGGTATCCAGAGGCAACAGACGGCAGTGTAACGATCTCGAATCCGTACGTGGAGAACACCCTTGCGACACATAAGGCACGGGTGCAGGCGCCAAGAACGCTGTGGGATGCAAGCTATACGGAGAACAGCTGGATCGGCCAGTTCTATAGCCGCTTCCTGCCACTCATTCCGCGCCTGCAGCAGTCGATCAACGAGTATAATCCGGGGACGAAGCTTGCGTTCACGGAGTATAACTACGGCGGCGAGAACCATATATCCGGCGGAATCGCAATGGCCGATGTCCTCGGCATCTTCGGCAAGTACGGCGTCTACATGGCGAATTACTGGAAGATGACGTCTCCGGAGAATACGGCTTACTCGTCAGCTGCAACGAAGATCTATACGAACTACGACGGCAACGGCTCGAGCTACGGCGATACGAAGGTGAAGGCAGAGACGAGCGATCCGGAGAACAGCTCGGTCTACAGCTCCGTCTACACGGATAACGACAACAAGCTGCACATGATCGTCATGAACAAAAACTTCGATTACGATATGAGCGCAGTCATCGAGATCAGTGGAGATGCTTCTTACAAATCCGCACGTGTGTTCGCTTATGATGGGGATAGCCCGGTCATTACGGAGCGCGAGGGTGTTGCGCATATTGAAGGCAATACGTTCACTCTGAACGTACCGAAGACGACGGTCGCGCACATTGTGCTCAGCAAGGAATAA
- a CDS encoding acryloyl-CoA reductase, translated as MNTYRAYVLEKSTEFASGSVRQMTTDQLPGSSEDVTIRVHYSSLNYKDALAAMPVSPVVKRYPFVPGIDLAGTVIDAGSSSLSVGQPVLVTGYELGVTHDGGFSELARVPASWIVPLPDGLTPKEAMLLGTAGFTAALSVMELEHCGLQRATDRHVLVTGATGGVGSVAVSLLAKLGYQVTASSGKLHETEYLQQLGASEIIERDELTKQAGQPLLRERWAAAVDPVGGSALPVVLGSLQYGGGAAVSGLTGGASFDATVYPFILRGIKLLGIDSVQCPMEKRLELWSRLAGDWKPDTYLKAGHQVIGLHELPAAFEAILAGRMRGRVLVSMQEEA; from the coding sequence ATGAATACATATCGCGCCTATGTACTGGAAAAATCAACCGAGTTCGCATCAGGCTCGGTGCGCCAGATGACGACTGATCAGCTGCCAGGCTCGTCCGAGGACGTCACCATACGCGTACACTATTCCAGCCTTAACTACAAGGATGCGCTCGCGGCGATGCCGGTCAGTCCGGTCGTCAAGCGTTATCCGTTCGTGCCGGGGATCGACCTCGCCGGTACGGTCATCGATGCAGGGAGCAGCAGTCTGTCCGTCGGACAGCCAGTGCTCGTCACCGGCTACGAGCTCGGCGTGACGCATGACGGAGGCTTCAGTGAGCTCGCGCGAGTGCCAGCGTCATGGATCGTCCCGCTGCCGGACGGCCTTACGCCGAAGGAAGCAATGCTACTCGGTACGGCTGGCTTCACTGCGGCTCTATCGGTCATGGAGCTGGAGCATTGCGGCCTACAACGGGCGACAGATCGACACGTTCTCGTCACCGGAGCGACCGGCGGCGTCGGAAGCGTCGCCGTCTCTCTGCTCGCGAAGCTCGGCTATCAGGTCACCGCCTCGTCCGGTAAGCTGCATGAGACCGAGTACTTGCAGCAGCTTGGCGCAAGTGAGATCATTGAGCGCGACGAGCTTACTAAGCAAGCAGGTCAGCCGCTGCTTAGAGAACGATGGGCCGCTGCGGTTGACCCTGTCGGAGGCAGCGCGCTGCCTGTCGTGCTCGGCTCTCTACAATATGGCGGCGGGGCAGCAGTTAGTGGCTTGACTGGTGGAGCCAGCTTCGACGCAACCGTCTATCCGTTCATTCTCCGCGGCATTAAGCTGCTGGGGATCGACTCTGTTCAATGTCCGATGGAGAAGCGGCTTGAGCTGTGGTCAAGACTTGCCGGCGACTGGAAGCCGGACACTTATCTGAAGGCCGGACATCAAGTCATCGGCCTCCACGAGCTCCCTGCAGCGTTCGAAGCGATCCTCGCCGGTCGCATGCGCGGTCGGGTGCTCGTCTCGATGCAGGAGGAAGCATGA
- a CDS encoding MFS transporter, whose translation MSLFFSMPILAWAMFDFANTIFTSNIITIFFPFYLQEVLGGSDTMNQIASTFITYTNALSSLLLVLLSPLYGVLIDRTGRKKAFLVPLAIACIACTLVMGGLSYWQTELTLGGIPLSLALVLIAFMLAKFFYSSSLVFYDAMISDLGSQKELPLISGFGVAVGYVGTLVGLSVYPLVGSSSFHNAFIPSALLFLIFSLPLFFMYKETTAKPITAKPKQSFLSGYRDIAATFKEARTYKAVFLFMIAYFFFNDAVATAIAVMGVYAKTVIGFSTGKFILLYLVSTVSSIIGSFVFGYITRATGAKTAVSAVAIVMMGSIALASTATSEPVFWAAGSLYGIAMGAMWVTSRTLIVELTPEDKRGQFFGLFAFSGKVSSIVGPLLYGSITLALAEYGNVASRIALGSLLVLVLIGLLVHIRVPYNKAA comes from the coding sequence ATGAGTCTGTTTTTCTCCATGCCGATTTTGGCGTGGGCGATGTTTGACTTCGCCAACACGATCTTCACCTCCAATATTATTACGATCTTCTTCCCGTTCTATCTACAGGAGGTACTAGGCGGCAGCGATACGATGAACCAGATCGCCAGCACGTTCATTACGTACACGAACGCACTCTCCAGCCTCCTTCTTGTGCTGCTATCCCCGCTGTACGGCGTTCTCATAGACCGGACTGGCCGCAAGAAGGCGTTCCTTGTGCCGCTGGCGATCGCCTGCATCGCCTGTACACTTGTAATGGGCGGACTGTCATACTGGCAGACGGAGCTTACGTTGGGCGGCATTCCGCTGTCGCTTGCATTGGTACTTATTGCGTTCATGCTTGCCAAATTTTTTTACAGCTCCAGTCTCGTCTTCTATGATGCGATGATCTCTGACCTCGGGAGCCAGAAGGAGCTCCCGCTCATCTCCGGCTTCGGCGTCGCGGTTGGTTACGTCGGTACGTTAGTCGGCCTGTCGGTCTATCCGCTTGTCGGCAGCAGCAGCTTCCATAACGCCTTCATTCCGAGCGCGTTGCTGTTCCTCATCTTCTCTCTGCCACTGTTCTTCATGTATAAGGAAACAACCGCTAAGCCAATCACGGCCAAGCCGAAGCAATCGTTCCTGAGTGGCTATCGCGATATTGCAGCGACGTTCAAGGAAGCGCGCACATATAAAGCCGTGTTTCTGTTCATGATCGCCTATTTCTTCTTCAACGATGCGGTTGCGACGGCGATTGCTGTCATGGGCGTCTATGCGAAGACTGTCATCGGCTTCTCGACCGGCAAGTTCATCCTGCTCTACCTCGTATCGACCGTATCCAGCATCATTGGCTCCTTCGTCTTCGGCTACATTACGCGCGCCACGGGAGCGAAGACGGCCGTATCGGCCGTAGCAATCGTAATGATGGGCTCAATCGCTCTAGCATCGACGGCGACAAGCGAGCCTGTTTTTTGGGCGGCGGGCAGCCTGTACGGCATCGCGATGGGCGCGATGTGGGTCACCTCACGTACACTCATCGTCGAGCTGACGCCTGAGGACAAGCGCGGGCAATTCTTTGGCCTATTCGCCTTCTCAGGCAAAGTATCGTCAATCGTCGGGCCGCTACTGTACGGCAGCATTACGCTTGCGCTCGCAGAATACGGCAATGTGGCCAGCCGCATCGCGCTTGGCTCTCTGCTTGTACTTGTACTGATCGGACTTCTTGTTCACATACGTGTTCCTTATAACAAGGCAGCTTAG
- a CDS encoding response regulator: protein MNPKIMVVDDSLFMRMLLKNVIRELGYEVTMEASNGVEALSLYSDERPDLVTLDITMPEMDGLTALEKIKDLNPNAKVIMVSAMGQQALLIRAVSMGASDFIVKPFSKDRVKEALKRAFAG, encoded by the coding sequence GTGAATCCAAAGATTATGGTCGTTGATGATTCACTCTTTATGCGCATGTTATTGAAGAATGTCATTCGTGAGCTCGGGTACGAAGTAACCATGGAAGCCAGTAACGGTGTGGAAGCGCTATCACTATACTCAGATGAAAGACCGGATCTCGTGACCTTGGATATTACGATGCCAGAGATGGACGGATTAACGGCGCTGGAGAAAATTAAAGATCTAAATCCGAACGCAAAGGTGATTATGGTGTCTGCTATGGGGCAGCAGGCTCTACTTATTCGGGCGGTCAGTATGGGGGCGAGCGATTTTATTGTGAAGCCGTTTAGTAAAGACCGTGTGAAGGAAGCGCTGAAGCGGGCATTTGCCGGATAA
- a CDS encoding GNAT family N-acetyltransferase, whose product MGMKWEHLQQVIQVTTAEQLQQCLQVRSEVFVKEQGVPSELEVDELDVSPDAARHFLMLDGEVPIAAARYKMYDAHTAKLQRIAVLPSYRGQGLGKRLVQRMEDDIRSRGIGRVMLDSQTHAAPFYTSAGYSIQSEEPFLDAGMWHVRMTKQLASFPG is encoded by the coding sequence ATGGGAATGAAATGGGAGCATCTACAGCAAGTCATACAGGTAACCACGGCTGAGCAGCTGCAGCAGTGTCTTCAGGTTCGATCTGAAGTGTTCGTGAAGGAGCAGGGCGTGCCAAGTGAGCTGGAGGTGGACGAGCTGGACGTATCGCCCGATGCGGCTAGGCACTTCCTGATGCTCGATGGCGAGGTGCCGATTGCGGCAGCCCGTTATAAAATGTATGACGCGCACACGGCGAAGCTTCAACGGATCGCGGTGCTGCCTTCCTATCGAGGACAGGGCCTCGGCAAGAGGCTTGTTCAACGGATGGAGGACGATATTCGAAGCAGGGGTATTGGTCGCGTGATGCTGGACTCCCAGACGCATGCAGCGCCGTTCTACACCTCGGCCGGATACAGCATACAGTCGGAGGAGCCGTTCCTGGATGCCGGGATGTGGCACGTTCGAATGACGAAGCAGCTCGCTTCATTTCCCGGGTAA
- a CDS encoding LTA synthase family protein, producing the protein MRKARLLAAGLWIAALIFIPTSGWNLPAPSPTYVYETELEEEVQWTAEELQKPPNIIIVLSEAFWDVTQLPGLQFSRDPLPMYHALQKQYTSGTMLSPMFGGGTANVEFEVLTGHSYRFFPESSIVYEQYIKHPTASIASLLKQQGYATTAISPFHGWYFNSTDVYKHLGFSQFISLEYFNPDEYVGPYIGDHAVALRVLEQLEATPGQDFIFANTMENHYHYWPGKFDANTIEVKGRASKRSLGLIETYAQGASGADRMLQELVIQLNRLREPTILVFFGDHLPSLEKYDAYTDTGYIKGEDDPDFWSKMYEVPVLVWNNYMPRGEKDHLHISPSFLGPYVLKHAKLNGNDYTDYLNALASRMPLLPPKEQYESLHIDESTVKEYEQKQQAILERELQQAAALGAVPSGAEPAFTLGYGKPVIDRISPQQLQHQKGKPDAKPITLTVEGGRFGLGCKVYAAGVKLKTTWRSEQKLEAVLPVSMLSKHQSMPIEVKVIDSKEKVLATSAPVPFEIIAKP; encoded by the coding sequence TTATGGATTGCTGCTCTTATCTTCATTCCGACCTCCGGCTGGAACTTACCAGCCCCGAGCCCGACCTACGTCTATGAGACCGAGCTTGAGGAGGAGGTCCAGTGGACGGCCGAGGAGCTTCAGAAGCCGCCGAATATTATTATCGTTCTCAGCGAAGCGTTCTGGGACGTGACGCAGCTGCCAGGCCTTCAATTCAGCAGAGATCCGCTACCGATGTATCATGCGCTGCAGAAGCAGTATACGTCGGGCACGATGCTGTCGCCGATGTTCGGAGGAGGAACGGCGAATGTGGAGTTCGAGGTGCTGACTGGACACTCGTACCGATTTTTCCCCGAGAGCTCTATTGTGTATGAGCAATATATCAAGCATCCGACCGCCTCGATCGCCAGCCTCCTGAAGCAGCAGGGCTACGCGACGACAGCGATCAGTCCGTTCCACGGCTGGTACTTCAATAGTACGGATGTGTATAAGCATCTAGGCTTCTCCCAGTTCATTAGCCTCGAATACTTCAATCCGGATGAATATGTCGGTCCGTACATTGGCGATCACGCTGTGGCTCTACGTGTGCTGGAGCAGCTAGAAGCGACTCCGGGGCAAGACTTCATCTTCGCGAACACGATGGAGAACCATTACCATTATTGGCCGGGCAAATTCGATGCGAATACGATAGAAGTCAAGGGCAGAGCCTCCAAGCGCAGCTTAGGCTTGATCGAGACGTATGCGCAAGGCGCGTCCGGAGCTGACCGGATGCTGCAGGAGCTCGTCATCCAGCTGAATCGGCTGCGCGAGCCGACGATTCTCGTCTTCTTCGGGGATCATCTGCCTTCTCTTGAGAAGTATGATGCGTATACGGATACAGGATATATTAAGGGAGAGGACGACCCCGACTTCTGGTCCAAAATGTACGAGGTGCCCGTCCTCGTCTGGAACAACTACATGCCGCGCGGAGAGAAGGACCACCTGCACATCAGCCCTTCGTTCCTCGGACCGTACGTGCTGAAGCATGCCAAGCTGAACGGCAACGACTATACCGATTACTTGAACGCGCTGGCGTCCCGCATGCCGCTGCTGCCGCCCAAGGAGCAATATGAGTCGCTGCATATTGACGAGTCGACAGTCAAGGAGTATGAGCAGAAGCAGCAAGCGATACTGGAGCGTGAGCTACAGCAGGCAGCTGCCTTAGGAGCAGTGCCGTCAGGAGCCGAACCAGCGTTCACGCTCGGCTATGGCAAGCCGGTAATTGACCGCATCTCGCCTCAGCAGCTTCAGCATCAGAAGGGAAAGCCAGACGCTAAGCCCATAACGTTGACCGTTGAAGGCGGTCGATTCGGGCTCGGCTGTAAGGTCTATGCCGCAGGCGTGAAGCTGAAGACGACGTGGCGCAGCGAGCAGAAGCTGGAGGCGGTGTTGCCTGTCTCCATGCTGAGCAAGCATCAATCGATGCCGATCGAGGTGAAGGTGATCGACTCGAAGGAGAAGGTACTCGCAACGTCTGCCCCTGTACCGTTCGAGATTATAGCGAAGCCTTAA